One Rhizobium sp. 9140 genomic region harbors:
- a CDS encoding mobile mystery protein A has protein sequence MKSDTRKRARGRLDERLQALQPIDRFRAPPKGWVRALRDALGMTGTQLGARIGVRPQTVESIEKSEAAGTIQLNTLRRAAEALDCTLVYALVPNSSLEAVVEARARKIATRELQRVAHTMRLEAQGTENANFESRIQAYIRDRLSERDLWNEV, from the coding sequence ATGAAAAGTGACACTCGCAAAAGAGCACGGGGACGGCTTGACGAAAGACTTCAGGCGCTCCAACCAATTGATCGGTTTAGGGCTCCGCCGAAGGGATGGGTACGAGCGCTACGCGATGCCCTCGGCATGACGGGTACGCAGCTGGGCGCGCGCATTGGAGTCCGGCCGCAAACAGTTGAATCAATCGAAAAGTCGGAAGCAGCCGGGACAATCCAACTCAATACCCTGCGTCGCGCCGCCGAGGCATTGGATTGCACGCTCGTCTATGCCCTCGTTCCAAACAGCTCGCTTGAAGCCGTTGTCGAGGCGCGGGCGCGCAAGATCGCAACACGCGAACTCCAGCGCGTCGCGCACACTATGCGTTTGGAAGCCCAGGGCACTGAAAATGCGAATTTCGAATCTCGCATCCAGGCATACATCCGCGACAGGCTCTCTGAGCGCGATCTCTGGAATGAAGTATGA
- a CDS encoding mobile mystery protein B, producing the protein MTDLFQEPEDATSLEPQEREGLLQTWITHRRDLNEAEEENIVEGAVWARGRRRLPLERMLSEDFMRTLHKRSFGDVWQWAGTFRATERNIGVQAYRIGMELASLLSDIRYWIEHKTFPPDEIAIRFHHRLVAIHPFPNGNGRQARLAADLLIERLGGDPFTWGGGSLANVGELRGRYVAALRAADNHDVAPLLEFARS; encoded by the coding sequence ATGACAGATCTTTTCCAGGAACCTGAAGACGCGACGTCTCTTGAGCCGCAGGAACGAGAGGGTTTGCTCCAGACCTGGATCACTCACCGCCGCGACCTCAACGAAGCGGAAGAGGAAAACATCGTCGAGGGTGCGGTTTGGGCGCGGGGCCGGCGGCGCTTGCCACTCGAACGGATGCTCAGCGAAGACTTCATGCGGACACTACATAAGCGAAGTTTCGGTGACGTCTGGCAATGGGCCGGCACGTTCCGGGCGACGGAGCGCAACATCGGCGTTCAGGCTTATCGTATTGGAATGGAGCTCGCGAGCTTATTGAGCGACATCCGTTACTGGATTGAACACAAGACCTTTCCACCGGATGAGATAGCAATCAGATTCCATCATCGCCTCGTCGCCATCCACCCGTTTCCGAACGGAAATGGACGGCAGGCACGTCTCGCAGCCGACCTGCTGATCGAGCGGCTTGGCGGTGATCCTTTTACCTGGGGCGGCGGCAGTCTGGCCAATGTTGGCGAATTGCGAGGACGCTACGTCGCCGCACTACGAGCGGCGGACAATCATGACGTCGCTCCGCTTCTGGAATTCGCGCGCAGCTAA
- a CDS encoding acyl-CoA dehydrogenase family protein, with translation MSQIDLAWGAGPSPRYEEIAARFRPLFSEIAKGAIARELSRTLPVDEIRMLKQAGFGALRLPEAEGGFGASIPELANLLIELSEADSNITQALRGHFGFVEDVVGKPQGDSRKRWVQRIAAGEIAGNAWTEIGDAKQDAFSTRVSRKDDGLVINGTKYYTTGSLFADWIDVGATGVEGEGVVLQVRRDDPGVNVVDDWDGFGQTLTASGTTTFTDVAVDPKDIVADQEKFRYGAAFYQIVHLATLAGIGRAIASETAAAVGARKRHYSNAAGPSSREDPQVLQVVGRTRSHAYCTSAIVLQVAAAIERAYQAHFAGDADAEERANAIAELETSQALNVVTNLVLEASTLLFDTLGASAIKKPAGLDRHWRNARTLSSHNPRIYKDRIIGDYAVNGTPPPYQWRIGKAPS, from the coding sequence ATGTCACAGATTGATCTGGCCTGGGGTGCAGGCCCGAGCCCGCGTTACGAAGAGATTGCCGCCCGGTTCCGCCCGCTGTTTTCCGAGATCGCCAAGGGCGCGATCGCACGGGAGCTTTCGCGCACCCTGCCGGTCGATGAGATCCGGATGCTGAAGCAAGCGGGCTTCGGCGCGCTCCGCCTGCCGGAGGCCGAAGGCGGCTTCGGCGCCTCGATACCGGAACTCGCCAACCTCCTGATCGAGCTTTCGGAAGCGGACTCCAACATTACGCAGGCCCTGCGCGGTCATTTCGGCTTTGTCGAGGATGTCGTCGGCAAGCCACAGGGCGACAGCCGCAAGCGCTGGGTACAGCGCATCGCGGCCGGCGAGATCGCCGGTAATGCCTGGACGGAGATCGGCGACGCCAAGCAGGATGCCTTCTCGACGCGCGTGTCGAGGAAGGACGACGGACTGGTCATCAACGGCACGAAATACTACACCACCGGCTCGCTGTTTGCCGACTGGATCGACGTCGGCGCCACCGGCGTGGAGGGGGAGGGCGTCGTGCTTCAGGTGCGCCGGGACGACCCCGGAGTCAATGTCGTCGATGACTGGGACGGTTTTGGGCAGACACTGACCGCCAGCGGCACGACGACCTTTACGGATGTTGCCGTGGATCCCAAGGACATTGTGGCCGATCAGGAGAAATTCCGATACGGCGCCGCGTTCTACCAGATCGTGCACCTGGCGACGCTTGCCGGTATCGGCCGGGCCATCGCAAGCGAGACGGCGGCGGCCGTTGGCGCACGCAAGCGTCATTACTCGAACGCGGCCGGCCCGAGTTCCCGCGAGGACCCGCAGGTGCTGCAAGTGGTCGGCCGTACCCGCAGCCACGCCTATTGCACCAGCGCCATCGTGCTGCAGGTCGCGGCCGCGATCGAACGTGCATACCAGGCCCACTTCGCCGGTGATGCAGACGCCGAGGAACGCGCCAACGCCATTGCGGAACTGGAAACGTCGCAGGCCCTCAACGTCGTCACCAATCTCGTTCTCGAGGCATCGACGCTCCTCTTCGACACGCTCGGTGCCTCCGCGATCAAGAAGCCGGCCGGTCTCGACCGCCACTGGCGCAACGCCCGCACCCTGTCCTCGCACAACCCCCGCATCTACAAGGACCGCATTATCGGCGACTATGCCGTCAACGGCACGCCGCCGCCTTACCAGTGGCGGATTGGGAAGGCGCCCAGCTAA
- a CDS encoding ABC transporter ATP-binding protein → MTLQDTGFLEIRNIEALYGSAILAVRDVSLTVGEGKIVALLGANGAGKTTTLKAVSNLLGPERGHVSKGTILWRGTPVGALSASRLVAQGVVQVLEGRHCFAQLTVEENILSGGYVRKPGRAELARSLEQVYAWFPRLKEKRKVKAGLTSGGEQQMVAIGRALMTRPRLVLLDEPSMGLAPIIVQEIFEIIRTLNTEAGVSFLLAEQSANLALRYADHAYILENGRVALSGTAEELRRREDVHDFYLGGAPASRTN, encoded by the coding sequence ATGACCCTTCAGGACACCGGCTTTCTCGAGATCAGGAACATCGAGGCCCTCTACGGTTCTGCAATCCTCGCCGTTCGTGACGTCTCCCTGACCGTCGGGGAGGGCAAGATCGTCGCCCTCCTCGGCGCAAACGGCGCGGGGAAAACCACGACATTGAAAGCCGTCTCCAACTTGCTCGGGCCGGAACGCGGCCATGTCAGCAAGGGCACGATCCTCTGGCGCGGCACCCCGGTCGGCGCGCTCTCGGCCTCCAGGCTGGTGGCGCAGGGGGTCGTGCAGGTTCTCGAGGGCCGGCATTGCTTTGCACAGCTGACCGTCGAGGAGAACATTCTCTCCGGCGGCTACGTCCGCAAGCCCGGTCGGGCCGAACTCGCACGCAGCCTCGAGCAGGTCTATGCGTGGTTTCCGCGGCTGAAGGAGAAGCGCAAGGTCAAAGCCGGACTGACGTCCGGCGGCGAGCAGCAGATGGTGGCGATCGGCCGGGCTCTGATGACTAGGCCGCGCCTCGTCCTTCTCGATGAACCCTCCATGGGGCTGGCCCCGATCATCGTGCAAGAAATCTTCGAGATCATCCGGACGCTCAACACGGAGGCTGGCGTCAGCTTTCTCCTCGCCGAACAGAGCGCCAACCTGGCGCTTCGCTACGCCGACCACGCCTATATTCTGGAAAACGGTCGTGTGGCCCTGTCGGGAACGGCCGAAGAGCTGCGCCGCCGCGAGGACGTTCACGACTTCTATCTCGGAGGCGCCCCGGCCTCCAGAACGAACTGA
- a CDS encoding ABC transporter substrate-binding protein, whose product MSLLSKTLALATSALIAASTLTSVAKADDATGQQLFPLFSYRTGPYAPSGIPQWAGYRDYFNYINEKGGVNGVKIFVQECETAYTLERAFECYERYKNGYAGAPVAVLFTTSSGFDAAISDKARLDKLPIISVAGGRGDAVDGSVFPYQFPLLFDYWTEASIVVEHIANQVGGYDKLKGLKIATLYHDSGYGRETIQPMAILSKKYGSENIQIAVPHPGEQQQAQWQQIKRAGVDWVFFRAWGVMSPVGLKTAARVGFPADRIIGDIWTGSEEDARPAGAAAKNYLAVSVFPSGTDFEITKELKKNVIDAGKGELKDVSKFGSVYYNAGLVQAIIYTEILRTGQKKFGNRPLTKEEGQWAAEHLDITAERIAELGATGLLSPLKITPQDHEGDPAAKIVQWDGQKWNAVTDWLKGDRPLFRDAIYARAAAYAKEKGIEPRQAQN is encoded by the coding sequence ATGTCTCTTCTATCGAAAACTCTTGCACTCGCCACCAGTGCCCTCATCGCCGCTTCCACGCTCACGAGCGTCGCAAAGGCGGACGATGCGACGGGCCAGCAGCTCTTCCCGCTCTTCTCCTATCGCACCGGCCCCTACGCGCCTTCGGGCATTCCGCAATGGGCTGGGTATCGCGATTATTTCAACTACATCAACGAAAAGGGCGGCGTGAACGGCGTCAAGATCTTCGTCCAAGAGTGCGAGACGGCCTATACGCTCGAGCGCGCCTTCGAATGCTACGAGCGCTACAAGAACGGTTATGCCGGAGCACCGGTCGCCGTTCTTTTCACCACGTCCAGCGGCTTCGACGCCGCCATTTCCGACAAGGCGCGGCTCGACAAGCTGCCGATCATCTCGGTTGCCGGCGGACGGGGCGATGCGGTGGACGGGAGCGTCTTTCCCTACCAGTTTCCGCTTCTCTTCGATTACTGGACGGAAGCCTCCATCGTCGTCGAGCATATCGCCAATCAGGTCGGTGGCTATGACAAGCTCAAAGGTCTGAAGATCGCCACGCTCTATCACGACTCCGGCTATGGTCGCGAAACGATCCAGCCGATGGCCATCCTCTCGAAAAAATACGGGTCCGAGAATATCCAGATAGCGGTTCCGCATCCCGGCGAGCAGCAGCAGGCGCAGTGGCAGCAGATCAAGCGGGCCGGCGTGGACTGGGTGTTCTTCCGCGCCTGGGGCGTGATGTCGCCGGTTGGACTGAAGACCGCGGCGCGTGTCGGCTTCCCAGCGGATCGCATCATCGGTGACATCTGGACGGGATCCGAAGAGGATGCGCGGCCTGCAGGTGCCGCCGCCAAGAACTATCTCGCCGTGTCGGTTTTCCCGTCGGGCACGGATTTCGAGATCACCAAGGAACTGAAAAAGAACGTCATCGATGCCGGCAAGGGCGAACTGAAGGACGTCTCGAAATTCGGCTCGGTTTACTACAATGCCGGTCTCGTCCAGGCGATCATCTACACCGAGATCCTGCGCACCGGCCAGAAGAAGTTCGGAAACCGTCCCCTGACCAAGGAAGAGGGCCAGTGGGCCGCCGAGCATCTCGACATCACCGCTGAACGCATTGCCGAGCTTGGCGCGACAGGCCTGCTCAGCCCCCTAAAGATCACGCCGCAGGACCATGAAGGCGATCCGGCCGCCAAGATCGTGCAGTGGGACGGGCAGAAGTGGAACGCGGTGACCGACTGGCTGAAGGGCGATCGCCCCTTGTTCCGTGACGCGATCTACGCGCGCGCAGCCGCCTACGCCAAGGAAAAGGGCATCGAGCCGCGTCAGGCGCAGAACTGA